A region of the Drosophila ananassae strain 14024-0371.13 chromosome XL, ASM1763931v2, whole genome shotgun sequence genome:
GACCTAGGCACTAGGACCTCCATTCTATGGCTATTTTCTGCTTCTGCTCCGGCTAGTGCTCCTGCTTGtactcctgctcctgctttGCCTTTGCTTTGAAAGCATGCTTTCGGCTGGAAGCAGGAAATGGAGGCGAATCAATAACTACAAAGTCTGGCTTCAACAAGCAAACAATTGGCTTTGAAACCGCTTCTGGAGGGGGTTGTATGAAAGGGTAATTATGGTTGGGAAATCATAGTTCCCTTTTACGAAATAAGGGGAAATTTTACAACGGGAAGTCTTCTGGGGGTAGTTTTTCATCCCATTTTGGGACAAAAGGCGCTTTCAGGCGGCAAAAGTGGGTACTAGAGGGTCGGATTGTGAGCTTTTTCGAACTCTAATTTTGAAATCAACTCTGTTATGGCCAGAAAGCTTCCATATTTTAAACATAAcactaaaattcaaattatttgtatcaaatttcaaattatttaaagaaaaataaatcataaaaatctTTTAGAAAAAAGGTTTAATTTCTAATTTCTTCTTAAGGtttaaattacttttaaaaactaaactgaacTGAAAGCTGAAAACTGAATTTAATGTTAGAAATTCTAAAttggtaataaaaaaaagctgaATTAAGTATAAAGAATGAGTTGCCAGCTCAATTATTGAATCAAACCCCcctaattaattttatttcaaagcGTAGCCTTTTCTATTCATAACCAATTTCAAAGAAACCCTAGAAATGGTTTTCCCTGGTAGTTTTCCAAGTAAAGCCCTTCCGTGGCGGTGGTTAAaactaaaactgaaactgaaacgggaaaaccgaaaaccatcCCTCGTGGGGAAAATGACGCGTTGTCCTGGCAACTTTTCGGGCCACAACACGGCATCTCCATGGCTACTAGCGTGGCTTTTCTGCTCCAGTCAGCTGTCCACCAGTTGGCTggtaaataaacaagaaaatatCGTGAGTCCTTGTGATCGGTAGTCCTTTGTCGTGGAGTCGTAGAATCATATCCAGTACAGCCAGCAACGCGACATGGCCGATGAATAAATGGGTTTGCagtgctcctgctgctgcctgAAATCCTCACCGGCTCCGAAGGACTTTCACATCCTACTCCTGGGCGCATCGGGCAGCGGCAAGACTGAGCTGGGTCACCGACTCCGGAAAACACCACGTCCAGCCGACGACCAGGATGCCACAAACGGAGTGCGTTGCTTCGAAGTCCTGCCGGAGGAGTTTCCGGACATCCAGCTCCAGCTCACCGAAGTGGGTGGCAATTCGGAGATGCAGCGCCTCTGGCATCACTACTTTGCTTCGAGTCATGCTTTGATTTACTGCTTCGACCTCAGCCAGAATCCCGAGGAGCTGGGCGTTACCTTTCGCCTCCTAAGGACCTGCCTGCAGGACCCCCAGATGTCCGGGAAGCCGGTGCTCTTGGTGGCCTCCAGATACTGTGATGGTGTCCAGTTGTACGATGTGGCCAATGCCTTCGGTCTCGACCACCTGGCCATGTCCTGCGGGTGTCCTTTGCTCATTTGTTACATGGACGACCCGGAGGATCTGCAACGTGGCATCCGGTGGCTCTGCCATCAGTTTGCGGTCAGTGAGTCCAAATTGGAGCAACGTGTTCGATACGATGTCAATATGAAGGTGAGCTAAGGGATATATGGAAGGAACGCAATGAAATTGTCCCATTTTCTGTAACTTATTTATCAATATTTAGACGTTATTtagtatttaaattatttatttaaatattttccccCAACAGGCTTGGCAACAACGCAGGAAACTGATTCTCACAGCCGGAAAATTGGCCCAAATCCATCGTCAACGTTTTCGACGTCAGCACAGAAAggtattttattaaaaattaggAAGGAAAACTATGTTAGTTGaaagtttttattatataggatacttataggatatagttgtataattttttattatacaaaTTTGATACAGAATGATTGGAAACCAATCcacgtttaaggtattccacttgagaatcgggtgagaattggctgagatatagctatggaaAGGGTCCAAGtacggaaatccaggattttgaaggggatcccccacgaaaaatggaaaaattttgaaaaaatattttgtgtcaggattttgatgcagagtgactggaaatcgatccactattcgtttaaggtattccattTAGGAATCGAATGAGatttggctgagatatagctatgggaaggggccaagtacggaaatccagcattttaaaggggatcccccacgaaaaatgaaaaaattttgaaaaaatattttctgtcaggattttgatgcagaatggtggagaatcgattcactattcgtttaaggtattccgctcaagaatcgggtgagaattggctgagatatagctatgggaAGGGGCCACGTACGGaaatccagcattttgaaggggatcccccacgaaaattgaaaaaattttgaaaaaatattttctgtcaagattttgatgcagaatggtggagaatcgattcactattcgtttaagatattccgctcaggaatcggatgagaattgggtgagatatagctatgggaAGGGGCCACGTACGGaaatccagcattttgaaggggatcccccacgaaaattgaaaaaattttgaaaaaatattttctgtcgggattttgatgcaaaatgatgggaaatcgatccacaaatcgtttaaggtattccgcttaggaatcgggtgagaattcgctgagatatagctatggaaAGGGTCCAAGtacggaaatccaggattttgaaggggatcccccacgaaaaatggaaaaattttggaaaaaatattttgtgtcaggattttgatgcagaatggtggagaatcgattcactattcgtttaaggtattccgctcaggaatcggatgagaattgggtgagatatagctatggaaAGGGGCCAAGTACGAAAATCCAGCATTTTGGAGggtatcccccacaaaaatttaaaaaattttgagaaaatattttctgtcgggattttgatgcaaaatgatgggaaatcgatacacaaatcgtttaaggtattctgctTGGGCATCGGGTGAGAATTGgatgagatatagctatgggaAGGGTCCAAGtacggaaatccaggattttgaaggggatcccccacgaaaaatgaacaaattttgaaaaaatattttctgtcatgattttgatgcagaatgacgggaAATCGACCCActattcgtttaaggtattccgctcaagaatcggatgagaattggcttaGATATAGCTATCGTGAAGTCCTTCCatgctttttttaaatttttgaagaGGGTAGCCAGTTTCATACTTTCGACCAATATTAGAATACCCTCTACATgcgtaaaaataaaataaaatatttattttactccttataataataattaattaaatatttacagtTATGGCCAGCTAATGAAGCATCCTCTGGACGTCCAAGTACAGCCCCTCCAAATATATTCTTCATACGTCCTGCCGAGGCTGGAGAACATCCTTAAGGAAAAAGTGATCAAGAGCGCATTTAAAGTgccaaaaaaatgaataaactTTTTAAACCAGAGGCTagttttgccatttttttgctTAGAAATTAAGTAAACTTAatagctgaaaataaatttgaaatttctGTAATAAATACAATGGATTTAAATGACTTTCTTGTCAATAATTTTGACTTGTTTGGGGAattatgtattttattttgatttgtgACAAGCCTTGTACGATGTCAGCTCTAATTAACATTTACAAAATGACTCAAGTGTCTAGGACTTAGAATGCAGGACTAAAAGCTGTCCATTTGACGAATCAGTTGGATTCAGATTGCATTTCTAGAAAGCTTTTCGAACTGGTTAGGACAAATGTtttcacaaaaataaatggaagAAGTTCCTAAGaataaatatgacatttttaaCTTGGAGTATTCAttgataattaatatttaaaatttaaaaaactatacTGACTCATATAATAGTTCTCCTCTTACACCCTTACATGatatattttcattattaATTCGAGAATTCTAGATCATAATAATCTTTACTtttctatataatttataaaaaaaaactccatCATTTATCATAAAAACCCGCCACTTTTTTTGGCCTATAATGTGAAATGCTATTATTTTGACCGTCACTGCAATATATGCAAAAAGGCTGGCATTTCGTCCTGATCTGGCCAGACATCCTGATGGAATATGCCTGTAGATATGTAGAGAGGTGTGGAGGGGGGACTGGCAAGGAACAGGGAAGGGGGGTCACCCGTCAGCCAGTCGATGATGTATTGCCGAACACCAATAAGCAAACCGCAAGGATAACAAGGAGCAGAATGGCATACACAGGCACAAGAAGTTACCAATACCATCATATCGATTCCCACCCACCTACCCATCCTCCCCCGTAATGGAACAAagtactatatatatatatatatattaaaatatatatatgtgtataatATGGGGTGTATGACAGATTCTAGATGGTGACATTGATGATTGCGGCTCGTCGGCGTCTCCAGACGCCGGTACGTGAACGTGCGCCCTTAATAATCCTCCAAAGGACACTGGAGGTCAGGAAATTAGGTCTAAGGATATCCTGgagtttattaaatataattgaaCATAATAAAGACTGaacaattttttctaaaattatttaatctcTGTCTTCATGAAGTACTCTGTCCAATTAGTAAGAGGTTTCTACCCTTTGTTccttataattttatataaaatccCCTTTAGCATAAaatacacttgaaaaaatatacataactatctgaatattttataaaattcaaagttttttttttgacaaacacaataaattaaaaattttgaacaAGGACTAGTTTCTCGTCCATCAGTGTCTCTGGTTGGCCGCTGCAGTTTGCCAAAACTCCCAGGACGCACAGGAACACACAGGACAGGCTCACCGACACCGACACCgacaccaccaacaacaacaacaaaataacaacaaaaacactAACACGAACACCAACACAAAGACCAAGACCAACACCGATGCCGACAAGGACACCCGACCATACCCGCACCCAAATAAACATGTGTCGCCGTGTGTTGTAGCGAAAAGTGTAAAATAAGCATCAATCATCGCTTATTCGAGTTGTCATCAATCACACACAcgttgcacacacacacacatatacacgCTATAGGAAGGATATGCTGCGgtgacaacaacaaaaacaggaACAAAACTGAAAGAGGAGAGCTCACCGTTATCCTGGGTGGTTAGTTTTTGAGGCAAAGAGGCATCTGGAAATTTGCAACCACCCCGCCGCCAAACCATTAGTTTTCCGGTCAATGTCCTTGGCAGGACCCATAGTATGCTATGAGGGTGAGGGGGGGGAGAAAGGATTCGTAGTAATCCTTAACCAATCCGTTTCCCCGGGCGAGTTATTAAATCATCAGGTTGCAGAATCGCGCCTCGCGCCTCGCCACGCTGTCACATGTCTGtcaaaaaactcaaaaacgCGTAACCAAATATCCCATATCCcaacagtaaaaaaaaaatgtatagaaAGGACAACAAGGACCTCAACCCTCGTCAAGGATATTGTAGATATTCCCCATTCGATTGCCGCGTGCGCCAAGGCGGAAAATAAAGATTTAATCGGCATTTATGGACATTTTGCAGACTTTTTACGATTATGCCCAACGAGTTGTCAAACAACTCCGGCAGCTCAGGGGTTAACATTTAACCCCCTTCAAGCGAACGAATGCGAAGGACGATAAGCTCGCAAGGAGCGCATTAATCAGCAGGACTTCTTCAAACTTGTCCGTCAACTCGATGGCTGTCAGCACCCAATGGATCGTTTTCGGATTCGAAACTCTCAAAATAAAGCGTTTTCCAAATCCCCTCGacgccaaataaataaattgaaaccaattgcagatttgtaaataaaatttggatttgtttttgtgctttttttgGAGAGATATTAAATTGGAGAGGGAATTAAGGTAAGTCAAGGATACTGTTCCTCAGAGGAGGGCAATTTCAGGTATTAACTTTATAGAGTTGAGGATCTTAGTcttttagcttttctttctttttatttggttggaagtatttttttttacatctTTAAGATTAATATTATGAgcttaattatttatttttaatatttttcccaCTATAATCTGctacttatttttttagagTGCACTTCTGACCATCCTGATGAGTCAGAAAAACAATTGCCGCGGACAGGATTCAATTTCACAATGGTGTTATGCTAAAACGGATCCGGCTCTAATGTTTTTACGTAACTTTTCCGTCAGGACGCTCCCTTGCACCTCCCCCCCTGCCCCACCCCGACAGGACCCTGTCCTCCACCTCCCTCTCTCCGGTATTCTGTATAATCGAATAAAGTCACGCCGCTTTAACATTTGCGGTCAACACGTGAGACCGGAGTGCGATTTGGTCAAGTGGTGGGATCCGCATccacatccgcatccgcatccgatATGCGATACGTTATTGTGTGAGAGGACCAAACAAAGTTGCGGCGAAAAGGCTGCAGGACATGTGCACGAAATTAATTTCCAGGCCAGCCGGCcaaaaaggacgaaggacgagaCGAGGCTACCAGGACAGCGGCAGGCACGGCGGAAGGGAGAACGTGGCTCTTTTTAATCTAACATGATATCGCCCACAAAATGCAAAGCGGCCAATGGGCAAACTGTACAGTAAAGACTCCACAAGGTGGActttatttatgatttaaaaataagggATTTTAAGGTTTAGAGCTGCCTGAAGACTTGACTTCCACTTTATGGGTTTTTCACTTGGAATTAAttcttaaattattaatttttatttatagaagttaaatctttaattattatattttttaaaagtaaattcttcttcttttccttacaaataaaatacaaaaatacaaaaaaaaaatacaaaagctCAAAAATATTACTTCTTAGACTCAGCAGCTTCCGctgcacttttatttttaaaaagattaATAAACCTTGAATAATACCCTTGAACTTAACCAAAACCTTAATTTAtagttaaagaaaaatataaaattattatagaccAGGATCCACTGCCTTTTCGGTGGTATCCTTGGCACGGAACTGTCCTGCCCACCAACTGCAAAAATCCGAAAGCGGATTAAACGTATTCGTGAGAATTCGTCAACGATTTCACACCTGTTCTCCAGAAGGAGGGCGGAGGGGTGTAGAGGGGCTGATATCTggggatgcggatgcggatgccaCGCCTTCTTACCCATCAGATCCGCCTTGCTCCGCCACTTCCCCCGGCCACTGATCCTTCGGCATAAAATGCCAATTAGAATTTCAAGTTCGCACTCCGTTGGTTTGCCTTAAGCggtcttttggccaaaaaccccACCCCCTTCCTGTTTTTTTCTCGCTGTGTATTTTCCACAGCCACCCACCCCCTCACAACCCATCTCCAACTCCCTCTCGACTTTTCGCAACGCAAATTGTTTACCGCCCCCGGGGCTCTTTATTAACTTTACGGCCAGAACTGACCTCTCCACCCACGGCGCCACGCCCCTCGGGCCGGgacaaaaaggggaaaatctCTCACTGAATTTTCCCCCATCGACTTTCGATTTTCATTCAATTCGATTTGCTCTTCAGTCTCAGATCCTGGCTCTGATTCAGATACGAGTCCTGTCCACCTCctgccttctttttttttttttttggtgttttttggtCAACGCGTAACTCGGAAATGCactcaaaatattaaatgcttcAGTAGTTTGCAATTATTGCGAGACGCGGTGCCTTCTACTTAATTCATAATACTCGTGGAGTTGGAGGTCCTGCCAGAGTCCTGGTGGAAGTAGGAGGAGGAACTGGGAGGAGGTCTGGTCAAGAGCTCAGTGTGTTTGGTTCTCAGGAAGTCGGGGAAATGGGTGTTTATTTTCGAAAAGAAGCAagcttttcaataaaatatttagtaaaaattaatcaaataaacatattttaaatCCTTTACAAGGACCTTTTAAGAAACCTCCACATTTCTGAGAAATCAAATCCCCAAAACACCAATTACATCAACGAAAAGTGTTACCTTTAAGGACGTGCCGCTAACAAGCCACAAAATCGGAGAAAATCGTATCACAGATGGCTGAAGGATAATTTCAGGGATGTCCTCCATATGCCAAAAAGGCGAACAATCTCCACACAAAATTAGCGCATTAAATTTGCTTTCGAAGGATGGGGATGGGATGGGCGGGCATATGATATTTCCAAGTGTGTGTACAACATGGCAGCAAACCATAAATATAAATTCCCAGGCGCTTTACGAGCCAAGGagccaaaaaaccaaaaaaaaaaaaaagaacagaaaatattaagaaaaagGATTACATGGCAGAAGGAgctggcaacaacaacaacaggcaAAGAGTCCTTCGATAAAGCAAAGTCTATGAGATTTACGAGCAGATTTCAAGAGTTACAAATACATACAAGGAATTTTTTGGTCTAGTAGGAAAATAGGGGGAGGTTTCACCATTCACGAGGACTAACAGCTAAGGACTAAGGACAGAGGACTAAGGACTAAGGATACGGAAGCTAGATATACACGCACGGCCGCAGGACACGCaggattttatgtttttggcGTCAAGTTGCCAAGAGCAAAACTTTCAATtgcattttggccaagtttCGCTTTGGCTTATCTTTATTATCGCCGCTGTTATTATCCTGGCCGAAAGTCCTGCAGCAGCAGGACGACACAGGCATAAGGCAGTCGACAGGCGACAGTAGACAGAAGGCTGAAAGCTGAAAGCCGAGCCAGGCTCATAAAGTATGTCATGTGTCATAAATGACAGATTCTTAGGCATACTTCATTGATCCCTTTGGCCGCTCGTCCTGTTCACTCCTGCTCTCGTCCTGTTTTTACGACGTTCCCTAAATTGTTGCAGTATCTGCCGCACATCCTGCCTGCCAAAtacccatacacacacacacactaacacactCGCAGAGGAGGCATGCAGACAGGACACACATACGCAGGATGTGCGTGTTTGAAGTTTGCTTTTGATAAATGAATGGATTTTCAAAGGCGACGTTAATGAAATACGCACACAGGCGCAATCACGAGGATGCCAGGATGCCAGACGCCAAAAGGATACTCAACGCTACGTGTACGTGTACGTACATGTGTGTATTTGgttgtatttgtgtgtgtgtgtgtgtgtgagtgtgtatcCTTCAATCTATCAAACTCACGTGTCCGTCGTGGCTCAATTTACTTGCTTAGTTGCCGCTCAAGTTGCGGCGCCTTTGGCTCCTTTCCCATAGTCCTGGCATTTTGATAGAGTCCTATTTGGGGCATATTTATGAAGTTCGAAtaactatatacatatatacatatgtgtatTTACGTGTTTATACAAATAACACACTAGACCCACAAACTTGTTAGTCAAGCCGAGGAGCTATTGACATGAATTCGAAGCTATTAAGGGGCTCCTTAAAGGAGCTGGGTATGTACAttacaaataataatagaaaacTTTCTATTAAAGGATCTGAAACTCTGttaaaatattagtattaTGGCACTAAAATTGTATGTTTATGTTTTGAAAAAGGATATCAAATCCTCCAAGATTATaagagagagaaaaaaggCTTAGCTCTTATAACCTTCATTGTTTGAGAATTCTAGGGGTATAAACAGACCCACAATTatcaaaaaaagaaagtagTTGTAGGAaaactatttataaaattttatattaaataaaattaaatttttgccaATACTCTCACCCAAAAACTAGAACCAAATGGACCCAATTGATTACCTCCGAAGCGAGCGAGAAAGTGATGTCGAGGAATAGAAAGCCAGTTGCCAAGGCTGATGGCTGAAAGCGCCAAAAACCTGGAAAACctgaaaaagcaaaagcaaaagcaaaagcaaacgCATTAAAAGCAACTTAATAATTCAGATCGAAATCACCAATCAGCGCTGCCGACATGTTGACAAACGATGCCATCGGAAACTCCATCGACAAAGATAGAGATAGGTGATAGCCCAGAGAAAGAGAAAGGGAGAGGGAGAGATAGAGCCAAAGACAGGAGATACGAGGACGACAAGAGATTTACATTTTCAAAATCGAATGGCGGCATAAGCCACCGCAAAGCAAAAGACACGCAAACCAGCAAGCCACACAGCCATAATGAAATCCTCGATAAACAAGATAAACGAACAGAAGGAGCCAGCCGATTAAGGACAACGAAAAAAGGATACTCTTCTCTAAGAAAATAGGTCCAACAAGTATTTGGCTTAAGGTTATAAGAGGttttttcgtcactaaaaagAAGAAAGGCTGACAGAACAAAGGGAGCTGActtgtattttaattttaatgtaTAAATAATTGAGATACAAAttgtattatatattttatttaattatattaagcATAAAAGTCTGtaagaataaataaactatatattttaattatttatattcaaTTAACTCTGATTTATTCCATTCTATTCCAAACaccttttaaaaataataaaataaaggcCTATGTTTTCAAACTCAGTCATATATCTAATACTGCCTTAAAATTAagctctttaaaaataaataaataaacctcCTTTTAAATCATTCCTCAAGCTCATCTCAttattatgtataatttagaaAATCCCAATTGTTAGAGTATTAACGGGAGAAAGGTGCAAAAAAAAGCACGAAAGGAGCAACAGTCGTGGCTGCCTTGGCGACGTTggctaaaatatttatatctgtttcagcttggccgcttTATACAATTTCTATTTTGCGGGGAGTCCTGCCAAGGACTTGCCGGCTGTGATCTGCGAGTCCTGGGTAGTCCTGGGTAGTCCTGAGTGAGCCCACAAAAACAGCAACCACCACACCAGACACTCAATCCCTCCTGTGTGACGTTGTCTTCGATGTCTTCGTTTGCAATCAATGAAAGATTTATGACAATACATTGTGGAATCCTGGATGGGGCGGTGGTACTGGGCGGTACGGATACGGAAAAGTGTCCTGAAAAGGCACATATTGTGGCCaggaatttgttttttatgtcacatcattatttttattatgacaCTGCCACCGGGCCACCCGGCTCAGGGCTCAGGGCTCACTTGTTATTGGAGAGTGATTAGTGACTGAAAGTGACAAAGGCAACAATAGTTGCTTTCATCTAACAATGAAGTGGAccttgatttatttttcattaaaagctaaaattatattcttttataaatgattttttagaataaaacTAATCTCTCGTAcaatatcactcatacgcagtgtggtCTTCACTTTCCCAAGGCCTTGGTGGTTCACTCTAGATGACAATAAATAATCCCAagatatatactatatataataGAAGAAGCTATGGAAAATGGAGAGAATATTGGGTTACCTGGCAtgtaaaagtgaaaaattgaaaaacgaaacggaaaaactgaaactgaaaaacGGAAATTGATTGAAAGTCAAAGGGAAAATGGCAGGGTCCTTTGGCTT
Encoded here:
- the LOC6502266 gene encoding probable ADP-ribosylation factor At2g15310; translated protein: MGLQCSCCCLKSSPAPKDFHILLLGASGSGKTELGHRLRKTPRPADDQDATNGVRCFEVLPEEFPDIQLQLTEVGGNSEMQRLWHHYFASSHALIYCFDLSQNPEELGVTFRLLRTCLQDPQMSGKPVLLVASRYCDGVQLYDVANAFGLDHLAMSCGCPLLICYMDDPEDLQRGIRWLCHQFAVSESKLEQRVRYDVNMKAWQQRRKLILTAGKLAQIHRQRFRRQHRKLWPANEASSGRPSTAPPNIFFIRPAEAGEHP